A portion of the Acidisarcina polymorpha genome contains these proteins:
- a CDS encoding replication protein RepA, producing the protein MLQSCIGLGERPFQEIIDHPVPLDMRILKAMRRSSLGLDVYMWLCRLSLAITRVPRLVRHRARAAVS; encoded by the coding sequence ATGCTGCAGAGCTGTATCGGGCTGGGCGAAAGACCGTTTCAGGAGATTATCGACCACCCTGTACCGCTCGATATGCGCATCCTTAAAGCGATGCGGCGGTCATCTCTCGGTCTTGATGTGTACATGTGGCTTTGCCGGTTGAGCTTGGCGATCACTAGAGTCCCGCGGCTGGTGCGGCACCGGGCAAGGGCGGCGGTGAGCTGA
- a CDS encoding SPL family radical SAM protein, which yields MANTLIASPSLFPILDQPAADCRLSPKGIARLAASSSKVDHGHEVEFRSLKVRSILNNSVSRRRLSFSKSINPYRGCEFACRYCYARYTHEYMELRQPEDFEQKIFVKQNAAWLLQQELRQLRGGEEIAIGTATDPYQPVERKAKVTRSLLEVFAQRRRLRIGIVTKSTLITRDIDLFERIAEHNELVIHLTITTPDAKLARILEPRAPRPDLRLRTVARLRQAGLRTGILCSPLLPGITDSLEAIDSMASRAKDAGASFFAAQPLFLKPCSRETYLAFVRKHFPALESLYRFRFDGRDFVADAYRKRMEALVDEVTRKHGLASRSSDALLTRDVGREPPSSPCGQTTLWVEKKPPLRTTTPFSVRSSGPNGGSSTS from the coding sequence ATGGCGAACACCCTAATAGCTTCCCCTTCTCTATTCCCGATCCTCGACCAACCGGCCGCAGACTGCCGATTGAGCCCTAAGGGGATCGCCAGATTGGCGGCTTCGAGTTCCAAGGTCGACCATGGGCACGAAGTTGAATTTCGTAGTCTCAAAGTTCGATCGATCCTGAATAATTCCGTCTCGCGCCGTCGCCTCTCGTTCTCGAAAAGCATCAACCCCTATCGTGGTTGCGAATTTGCCTGTCGTTATTGCTACGCGCGCTACACCCATGAGTACATGGAGCTCCGTCAGCCGGAAGATTTCGAGCAGAAGATCTTTGTGAAGCAGAATGCGGCCTGGCTGCTGCAACAGGAACTCCGCCAGCTTCGAGGAGGGGAGGAGATCGCCATCGGAACGGCGACCGATCCCTACCAGCCCGTGGAGCGGAAGGCGAAGGTCACACGCAGTCTGCTGGAGGTTTTTGCACAGCGACGCCGGCTTCGGATCGGCATCGTCACCAAGTCGACGCTGATCACCCGAGACATCGATCTGTTCGAGAGGATCGCAGAGCATAACGAACTGGTAATTCACCTAACCATCACCACTCCGGACGCGAAGCTGGCGCGTATTCTGGAGCCTCGCGCTCCACGCCCTGATCTTCGCTTGCGCACGGTAGCCAGGCTGCGTCAGGCAGGCCTCCGTACTGGCATTCTCTGCTCCCCATTGCTGCCCGGCATTACCGACAGCCTTGAGGCCATCGACTCGATGGCGAGCCGGGCTAAGGATGCCGGGGCCAGCTTCTTTGCCGCTCAGCCGCTCTTTCTCAAGCCGTGTTCCCGCGAGACCTATCTGGCGTTTGTGCGGAAGCACTTCCCTGCCCTCGAATCGCTCTACCGTTTCCGCTTCGATGGGCGAGATTTTGTTGCTGATGCTTACCGGAAACGGATGGAGGCGCTGGTAGATGAAGTCACTCGGAAGCATGGCCTAGCATCGCGGAGCTCTGATGCTCTACTGACCAGAGATGTCGGGAGGGAGCCACCCTCGAGTCCCTGCGGGCAGACGACGCTATGGGTGGAGAAGAAGCCGCCACTCAGAACCACGACACCGTTCTCCGTAAGATCCAGTGGTCCTAACGGCGGCTCCTCTACCTCGTAA
- a CDS encoding SDR family oxidoreductase has translation MRVSALLLACDVTDTQTLRQMIAKTSADLGKITILVNNAAELYRAGRKTVSGDYRPPCTARYAHP, from the coding sequence ATGCGCGTATCAGCCCTGCTCCTAGCGTGCGATGTGACGGACACTCAGACGCTCAGGCAAATGATTGCTAAGACCTCCGCCGACCTCGGAAAGATAACAATCCTGGTCAACAATGCTGCAGAGCTGTATCGGGCTGGGCGAAAGACCGTTTCAGGAGATTATCGACCACCCTGTACCGCTCGATATGCGCATCCTTAA
- a CDS encoding carboxypeptidase-like regulatory domain-containing protein — MKRLCSIRVAALLCSFALLSPALAFQSSNLGRQAGSISGRLLTDTGHPVQGTAVSLLNTQKTLHLVAQSDASGAYVFSSLPAGQYLLLAFHPGYFAEYFNMGRAGWYPGR, encoded by the coding sequence GTGAAGAGACTCTGCTCCATTCGGGTTGCAGCCTTGCTCTGTTCTTTCGCCCTCTTATCTCCTGCTTTAGCTTTTCAATCATCGAATTTAGGTCGGCAGGCTGGTTCAATCTCGGGCCGTCTTCTCACGGACACCGGTCACCCCGTCCAGGGAACGGCGGTATCCCTCCTGAATACTCAAAAAACGCTGCACCTGGTCGCTCAGAGTGATGCTTCCGGAGCTTACGTCTTTTCATCCCTTCCCGCAGGCCAGTACCTGCTACTGGCTTTTCACCCTGGCTACTTCGCCGAATATTTCAATATGGGGCGCGCCGGATGGTATCCAGGGCGTTAA
- a CDS encoding glycosyltransferase, which translates to MPNGSKRIVLATIGSLGDLHPCLALALALRERGHRPLIASTEAYRSKVEALGLQFHVIRPDIAVRDPALMGPLMDMRRGPEVLLRRLILPVIRDTYEDLIEAVTGADLLIAGEIVFAAPLVAEKLRMRWVSAILSPFSFFSSLDPPVFPLAPSLDLLYRASPLVHKALLKTAQLATLSWWKPVRKLRRELGLRPGRNPIFYDKFSPNLTLALFSSEIARPQDDWPPNTIQPGYVYYDDAEAQSGLPAELSAFLDAGRPPIVFTLGSSAVHEPRGFFEESAAAAAIVKRRAVFLIADNPPPPRASSEMIAVPYASFSNLFPHAAAIVHQGGSGTTAQALRAGRPSLIMPCGFDQPDNAARVQRMGAGLTLSRNRYTASNAAKVLEKLLDDPQYSSKAEQIGDRLRAENGIGHACDAIEALFMRDAAIESNPSN; encoded by the coding sequence ATGCCTAACGGCTCCAAGCGAATCGTCCTGGCGACCATCGGATCCCTGGGTGACCTGCATCCCTGCCTCGCGCTTGCGCTCGCGCTGCGGGAGCGCGGCCACCGGCCTTTGATTGCAAGCACTGAGGCTTACCGATCGAAGGTGGAAGCTCTAGGGCTGCAGTTCCATGTCATTCGGCCGGACATTGCGGTTCGCGACCCGGCCCTGATGGGTCCACTGATGGACATGCGTAGAGGCCCCGAGGTACTGCTTCGAAGACTTATTCTGCCTGTGATTCGAGACACATACGAGGACCTCATCGAGGCAGTCACGGGAGCCGATCTGTTGATTGCCGGGGAAATTGTCTTCGCTGCTCCCTTGGTGGCCGAGAAGCTCCGGATGCGGTGGGTTTCCGCCATTCTCTCGCCTTTCTCCTTTTTCTCGTCCCTGGATCCTCCGGTATTTCCGCTAGCCCCGTCACTCGATCTTCTCTACCGCGCAAGTCCCCTGGTGCACAAGGCTTTGTTGAAGACGGCCCAGCTCGCGACGCTTTCCTGGTGGAAGCCGGTGCGGAAGCTGCGCCGCGAGCTTGGCCTTCGTCCAGGACGCAATCCGATCTTTTATGACAAGTTTTCGCCGAACCTGACGCTCGCGCTGTTCTCGTCGGAGATCGCTCGTCCGCAGGACGACTGGCCGCCTAACACCATCCAGCCTGGCTATGTCTATTACGACGACGCCGAGGCGCAGAGTGGGCTTCCTGCTGAGCTGTCCGCTTTTCTTGATGCCGGCCGACCGCCGATCGTGTTTACGCTGGGTTCGTCGGCTGTCCACGAACCACGCGGCTTCTTTGAAGAGAGCGCCGCAGCGGCCGCGATCGTGAAGAGGCGCGCCGTGTTCCTGATTGCCGATAACCCACCACCCCCGAGAGCTTCTTCGGAGATGATTGCGGTTCCTTACGCGTCGTTCTCGAATCTCTTCCCGCATGCTGCCGCCATCGTGCACCAAGGCGGCAGCGGCACGACTGCCCAGGCCCTACGAGCCGGACGACCATCCCTGATCATGCCTTGCGGCTTCGATCAACCGGACAACGCCGCACGAGTGCAGAGGATGGGAGCCGGGCTGACCTTGTCGAGGAACCGCTATACCGCCAGCAATGCAGCGAAGGTTCTCGAAAAATTGTTAGATGATCCGCAATATTCGAGCAAAGCGGAGCAGATCGGCGACCGGTTACGAGCAGAGAACGGTATCGGCCACGCCTGCGACGCGATCGAAGCACTGTTCATGAGAGATGCCGCAATCGAAAGCAACCCTTCTAACTGA
- a CDS encoding DUF2076 domain-containing protein, whose product MTPQESSMLNDLVRKIQQTQLPEKDEEAERFLQQSLGSSPDALYILAQTVLVQNFALDRAKAQVQQLQQQLQDAQAHPQPAQSHSFLGSLLGRHDPAPAPPLPQRAQTPPQYYPPAPSYAPDYAAAPPAAAPSGGGSSFLRSAATTAAGVAAGALAFEGVESLMHGFGHGGGGGFGEPGFGGGGGFGGGGFDGPREETIVNNYYEDPNQNLGGMQEHHEHEASFDERPGDDGRGAQLQDASYTDPQGIDTLDDDQTTGGLDDSSSFDDSGSFDDGGGDDSSLV is encoded by the coding sequence ATGACGCCGCAGGAAAGCTCGATGTTGAATGACCTGGTTCGCAAAATCCAGCAGACACAATTGCCCGAAAAAGATGAGGAAGCGGAAAGATTTTTGCAGCAGAGCCTGGGAAGCAGTCCCGACGCGCTCTATATTCTTGCCCAAACGGTGCTGGTGCAAAACTTCGCGCTCGATCGCGCTAAAGCTCAGGTACAGCAGTTGCAGCAGCAGCTTCAGGATGCGCAAGCGCACCCGCAGCCAGCCCAATCTCACAGTTTCCTGGGGAGCCTGTTAGGGCGGCACGATCCTGCTCCTGCTCCACCACTACCACAGCGAGCCCAGACGCCTCCGCAATACTACCCTCCGGCGCCTTCCTACGCACCAGATTATGCGGCTGCACCGCCCGCCGCCGCACCTTCCGGAGGCGGATCCAGCTTCCTGCGATCGGCAGCAACTACCGCTGCGGGCGTTGCTGCTGGGGCTCTGGCGTTTGAGGGAGTCGAGTCGTTGATGCATGGTTTTGGTCACGGCGGCGGAGGCGGCTTTGGCGAGCCCGGCTTTGGCGGGGGCGGCGGCTTCGGCGGAGGCGGCTTCGATGGGCCTCGAGAAGAGACGATCGTCAACAACTACTATGAGGATCCTAACCAGAACCTTGGCGGCATGCAGGAGCATCACGAGCATGAAGCTTCCTTCGACGAGCGGCCCGGGGACGATGGTCGAGGCGCGCAACTCCAGGATGCCAGTTATACGGATCCGCAGGGAATCGACACGCTGGATGATGACCAGACGACCGGCGGACTCGATGACAGCTCCAGCTTCGATGATTCCGGGAGCTTTGATGACGGCGGCGGCGACGACTCAAGCCTCGTGTAA
- a CDS encoding cytochrome P450, whose product MNTEPDIRTRPGSRNPPGPPFLPRLLSGKMFRQSTIDFLTDNAKRYGDLVHYGAGNRKIFQFNHPELIQELLVNDEPRNRRGIVMQRSRFILGDGLLTSEEPLHMRQRRMAAPAFHRQRIAAYGEVISQYSAEMIDRWQPGPLDLHPEMLLLALRIVGKCLFDTDAQAEVKKIAAAVDAFMGFLPLVFLPFSKQIEKLPFGPMEKIRKGGVDLDAIIYGMIAERRKSPGDRGDLLSMLLEATDVEENPEALQDSPAAQKPAAHMTDKQVRDECLTVMLAGHETTANGLSFALWMLAKHPEAQEEVHQEAVRVLGARAPVADDFPRLRYTYMAFAETMRLYPPVWVIGRSCGPEPYDFRGFTMPAGAIFIAPQIVVQRDPRFWPNPEKFDPRRFAEENRSSEGRPVRPKFAYYPFGAGSRQCIGEGLAWMEGVFVLATILRNWRVRPAPGLPEELPMSPLISLRPKHGVPLVLERR is encoded by the coding sequence GTGAACACTGAACCCGACATTCGCACGAGACCTGGATCGCGGAATCCGCCCGGCCCTCCTTTCCTGCCGCGGTTGCTGAGCGGCAAGATGTTTAGGCAGAGCACCATCGACTTTCTGACGGACAACGCAAAGCGTTACGGCGACCTGGTGCACTACGGCGCCGGCAATCGCAAGATCTTTCAGTTTAATCATCCCGAGTTGATCCAGGAATTACTTGTCAATGACGAACCGCGCAACCGCCGGGGAATCGTCATGCAGCGATCGCGCTTCATTCTTGGCGATGGCCTGCTGACCAGCGAAGAACCTCTGCATATGCGCCAGCGCCGCATGGCCGCTCCAGCCTTTCACCGCCAGCGGATCGCCGCCTATGGCGAGGTCATCTCGCAGTACTCTGCGGAGATGATCGACCGTTGGCAGCCCGGTCCGCTCGACCTCCATCCGGAGATGCTATTGCTTGCTCTACGCATCGTCGGCAAGTGCCTCTTCGATACCGACGCACAAGCCGAAGTCAAGAAAATCGCTGCCGCAGTTGACGCCTTCATGGGCTTTCTGCCGCTTGTCTTTCTGCCCTTCTCCAAGCAGATCGAGAAGCTCCCCTTCGGGCCTATGGAGAAGATCCGTAAGGGCGGCGTCGATCTGGATGCCATCATCTACGGCATGATCGCCGAGCGGCGCAAGTCCCCGGGCGATCGCGGCGACCTGCTCTCCATGCTGCTCGAGGCGACCGACGTTGAGGAGAACCCCGAAGCGCTCCAGGATAGCCCCGCGGCTCAAAAACCAGCGGCGCACATGACTGACAAGCAGGTTCGTGACGAATGCCTCACGGTGATGTTGGCGGGGCATGAGACGACCGCTAACGGCCTGAGTTTCGCCCTGTGGATGCTCGCCAAACATCCCGAAGCGCAGGAAGAGGTGCACCAAGAGGCGGTCCGGGTTCTCGGTGCTCGCGCACCAGTCGCGGATGATTTCCCGCGGCTTCGCTACACCTACATGGCGTTCGCGGAGACGATGCGCCTCTACCCGCCAGTCTGGGTGATCGGACGCAGCTGCGGCCCCGAGCCTTACGACTTTCGCGGGTTCACCATGCCGGCTGGCGCGATCTTCATTGCTCCGCAGATAGTTGTGCAACGCGACCCGCGTTTCTGGCCAAATCCGGAAAAGTTCGACCCGCGGCGTTTTGCCGAGGAGAACCGATCGTCAGAGGGCCGGCCCGTCCGGCCAAAGTTCGCCTATTACCCGTTTGGGGCCGGTTCCCGCCAATGCATCGGCGAAGGACTGGCATGGATGGAAGGGGTCTTTGTACTCGCCACGATTCTCCGCAACTGGCGAGTGCGTCCGGCACCAGGCCTGCCGGAAGAACTGCCGATGAGTCCGTTGATCAGTCTGCGTCCGAAGCACGGGGTTCCGCTGGTTTTGGAAAGGCGCTAG
- a CDS encoding class I SAM-dependent methyltransferase, translated as MAFKAWRNIFNRASTGDSPEERVTLVGPRIPRHSTGWSAMLKYLRDEESLRVLDIGPTSSSSINFLTGLGHSVCMADILTEANRSDWQNPASEDDVSIEADAETFLNQHLDFNGRLFDVVLLWTTLDYLPEALLAPIVRRLYASLKPGGRILAFFHTKTTGAATAFYRYHLTDGDVVEMQEAERHPVRQVHTNRKIEKLFSDYEGCKFFLAKDNVYEVIVTR; from the coding sequence GTGGCCTTCAAGGCATGGCGCAATATCTTCAACAGGGCATCCACCGGCGACTCGCCAGAAGAGCGTGTCACGCTGGTGGGTCCGCGTATCCCGAGGCATTCGACTGGCTGGTCGGCGATGCTTAAGTACCTGCGGGACGAAGAGTCGCTGCGAGTCCTCGATATTGGGCCGACATCATCATCGAGCATTAACTTCCTGACCGGCCTCGGTCACAGCGTATGCATGGCAGATATCCTCACCGAAGCCAACCGCAGCGACTGGCAAAATCCGGCTAGCGAAGACGACGTCAGCATAGAGGCGGATGCAGAGACTTTTCTCAACCAGCATCTAGATTTCAACGGACGCCTCTTTGATGTAGTGCTGCTATGGACGACCCTCGACTATCTTCCCGAAGCCCTACTAGCCCCAATCGTCCGTCGCCTTTATGCGAGTCTTAAGCCTGGAGGCCGCATCCTCGCTTTCTTTCACACGAAGACGACTGGCGCAGCCACTGCTTTTTATCGTTACCACCTCACCGATGGCGATGTCGTCGAGATGCAGGAGGCGGAACGCCATCCGGTACGCCAGGTGCATACAAACCGCAAGATCGAAAAGCTTTTCTCCGATTACGAAGGCTGCAAGTTCTTCCTCGCGAAGGACAATGTGTACGAGGTGATCGTTACGAGGTAG
- a CDS encoding bactofilin family protein: protein MSPTESSAASIGKSVEIRGEVKGSEDLIVDGHVEGTITLIDSKLTVGPTARVDADVSARDIVILGTLNGNVTATVRVDLRKGGNLTGDVRAARISIEDGSLFSGKVDLSQQQAAAPTTSAKSVASAATAVSATPQTASGGLFTSGSKA from the coding sequence ATGAGTCCTACGGAGAGCAGTGCTGCGTCGATCGGCAAGTCGGTCGAGATTCGTGGCGAGGTGAAGGGCAGCGAAGACCTGATCGTCGATGGCCATGTAGAAGGAACAATCACCCTGATCGACAGCAAACTGACGGTGGGGCCCACGGCGCGCGTGGATGCCGATGTCTCCGCCCGCGACATTGTCATTCTCGGTACTCTGAACGGCAACGTGACCGCCACGGTCCGCGTCGATCTGAGAAAAGGGGGGAATCTGACTGGCGATGTTCGAGCAGCCCGGATTTCGATTGAAGACGGTTCTTTGTTCTCCGGCAAGGTAGACTTATCTCAGCAACAAGCTGCTGCTCCGACGACGTCGGCGAAGAGCGTAGCGTCAGCGGCAACAGCAGTGTCAGCGACGCCGCAGACTGCTTCTGGAGGTCTTTTCACTTCAGGGTCGAAAGCCTAA